CCAAGGAACTTGAGACGAGTTTCCGAAGAGCTATTGTATATTTCTTCGTGGATCGCCCAATTTTGTGCGCCACAATCAATGAGAGTTGCGATGATACGGTGAATTTCTGAAGTGGTAGAACGAAAACGAAAAGATCCTGTATCAGTCATAATCCCAGTATATAAACAAGTAGCCATATCAGCGCTAATGTTGTCCGCATCTTGCATCTCATTCACCAAAAAGCGGTAGATCAATTGTGCAGTCGCAGCAGCAGATGGATCCCAAAATGCATAATCTTCAAACCCTTCTGGATCCAAATGATGATCGATCATGCATTTGATCCCTTTTGCTTGGCGAATAGGATCACCCATCTCATGAATGCGAGCCAGCCCATTGAAGTCCAAACAGAATAATAAATCTGCAGCTTCAATCTGTTGATTATGTAGGTTGATATTTTGCGTATAAATCTGTATATTTTCTAAACCGGGTAACCAGTCCAAAAAAGCAGGAAAATCTGATGGTACGATTAGATTGACATGGTGTCCTTTTGCGGTTAACCAAAAATACAATCCCAACGATGAACCCAATGCATCGCCGTCAGGTTTGTAATGCGTGGTGATTACAATGTGCTTTGGTTCAGCCAATAATTCTTTTAATTCTTCCGATTTTAGCATAGTCATATTAAGTCTGCAAACCTACTATAAAAAATTTAGATTAGACAAATTTTTTATAAACATCTTTCGCGTCTTATTGTGTTTTGTTTTGGAGTTAAAAAAATGATTTTCAGTTATTTAGAATTTGTAGGTGTAAACCTTAAAATCCTTTTTCATACAAATCAAATAATTAGCATTGTCGCCATAGTTAATTGGGCCATAATAGAATTTTGAAAATCCTTCGATAGGGAATCCATCCTGTACTAAACCATCTGAGCCGAAAAGATAAATCATCCGATTGTCTGTACCGACTCCCAAGACGTCGGATTTTCCAATCCGCTTAAAGAATAAAGGTCTGTTGCTTGCATCTTCGATAAATTTATATTCGAAATAGGATGAGGAGTCTCTGCTGCTATAAGCATTCAATTTATTGTTGGCCAAAATGATAAAGTCTCTGTCTGCACCGCCACTGATATCTTCAAAATTAAAGAAAGCATCTTTCCCCCAGCTGCCTAATTTAATTTTTTTTGCTTCACCTTCAAAAGGAACTTTGAAAATACTGCCTTTATTATCGGCAACATAGACAAACGAATTTTTTTCATCTGAGGCTGCTACTAAACCAATCGGATTCCGAACGCTTTCGCCGTCTGTATCTAAGCTTTGTTTGCGAATGATCTTACCATTTTCATTGAAAAAATAAACAGAAGCTGTGCTTGTACCCGCTATAATGTAATTGGTTTGCCCCAGTGTGGTTATTTTTAGATCAAAAAGTATACGGCTGTCTACCGTATTATTTTCAAATCCCTCTACTCTTTTGCCATCTAACGTATAGGCTAAGATCCGATCTGTTGCAGGAATATAGATACGTTGTTCTTTATTGAAGTTAGATACTGTGGCCCCATAGCTAGCCGTAGAAGGTAATTCGACAGAAAAACCATTCATATTCTTTCCGTCAGGCCTGATCCGATATAGTCTGCTTTTGGTGACAATAATGATGCTGAGATCTTGCAATTGAATTGGTTCACCCAAAATCTCGCCTTGAAATAAATTTTGCCAAAGTTCTTTTCCGTCTGGTGAAAATGCATGGACAGTATGATCCTGCTCCTGGATCATTATAAATTTGTTTTTGCCATCCTGATCCAAAACCCAAGGTTTGTTGATGATGCGGCTTTCGAGCTGAACAGTCCATTCAGGTTTTCCTCCAAGTCGTGTATCACTTTTATAAAGAGCGTATAAGTTGGACGAGAATGTCCCTTGATTACCACTTAATTGATAGGACCATGAGTAGAAATTTTGAAAACCAAACTGCTCTTCATCTTTGAAATTCTTGGCATAATCAGATTTTAAATTATCTAAGATATTGCTTTTGCCAGCTTTGGGTTCTAAATAGAAGGTTACATTGCTACGGCTATTTTGTAAAGCGGCGTGATTTTTGAAAATTGCTGTTCCCGATAGAAATTGCTTTTCACGGAAAGATTCACGATAATCTCTCAGGATGCCTGTTCGATTTGCGACAACCATTATACCATCAACGATGGTAAAGTATGGCCTTGTAAAGCTTTTGAACGGCTCTCCGAAGGAGGCATATAATAGCTGGGAATATTTAAATTGATAGATCGAGTCACCGACAGATGAACTGAATTTTTTGAAGTTATTTGCAAATAAGCTCGAATCGGATATGCTGATCAGGCCAAGTACATCTTGATTGTCTAATTCAGCCAACGCAAATTCATCATTAAAAAGAGGGGCGATGACACTATCGAATGATACCTTTGTATCGTCCTCAAGATTTTTAATGCTTTTGCTTACGCGATCGTACTCTTTTTGCTGAATCAATAGTTCTTTGAGCCCCGAACGGAAGCTATGTGGATCGGAAATACTGAAATCAATATATGATGCTGCATTTTTTGGTAAGTAGTTTCCTAATGCCTGCACTTGAGCGGTTTGATTGGCAAACAATTGTAAATAGCTGTT
The window above is part of the Sphingobacterium sp. ML3W genome. Proteins encoded here:
- a CDS encoding DHH family phosphoesterase — translated: MLKSEELKELLAEPKHIVITTHYKPDGDALGSSLGLYFWLTAKGHHVNLIVPSDFPAFLDWLPGLENIQIYTQNINLHNQQIEAADLLFCLDFNGLARIHEMGDPIRQAKGIKCMIDHHLDPEGFEDYAFWDPSAAATAQLIYRFLVNEMQDADNISADMATCLYTGIMTDTGSFRFRSTTSEIHRIIATLIDCGAQNWAIHEEIYNSSSETRLKFLGFCLLNRLEVIHEYNTAVIHVTKEDLNQFQVITGDTEGLVNYALSIKGIRLAALIIDRNEQIKLSLRSIGEVPCNEICKLYFNGGGHLNASGGNSKDSLAVVIAKFKSILPNYKEILTK